In Drosophila yakuba strain Tai18E2 chromosome X, Prin_Dyak_Tai18E2_2.1, whole genome shotgun sequence, a single genomic region encodes these proteins:
- the LOC26535260 gene encoding serine/arginine repetitive matrix protein 1 — MSDTIAAENEGICPLNESKGQEIDTPVDQDSQKLEQDILETYITAPLKIVEPFEKFEKAKEKEKEDKEKDSPIRSSTSPEDLTEIEVISAKAKKSVSFNPNDEEIRKFTTGEPIVDQKNPFRNGNIAATREKKTPPPVPTKRSTLSVRKTVTQQLREREREREREREKEREQQKNESNTRKSKLNCAQPQTDDFVTTEEVLKQSKYVKTYIKNPDAYFVYDPSVLARLKLEELKEATGKLPKRKQTLKETRTGKQARHQNHNQNPNQKAQQLQKPTQPTFKKCSKPNYPELANLKIRTGTNSDPESSALFNPAEVTKNARKFDERVKKLQITSDDDLDDIDVPLTKSESSDELAASSSVPQSPDKPKPVAMSAPEDVPSPTPGTFTNTISSDEFQAYLDSKGLALMPRRELFSPTPTIARTSTPMQTAEQRRQQVAESLAALRKSNTKKLNVLQRISNSIFPARRKTTPTKSETPSPRSIFNDLEKEDYRRKADVPTEIRRVLLERQSPNCRRPNGQVQSPTVDSGIDKSPRNCDSSLQNRNGDTSLQRRNGDTNVPMRNGAASLQIRNGDNTTLQRRNGDNTLRRSTLERPGVNTGRQWPEAQQVGRINRSTSVDRSQFNHEQPAPASPVATSTPVRGQNQWDQLRAIKEVTDRQLYHKLHQQQQLHAQPLQGQQLQQQTIRQRPNEDIYSQVIVHPDQTNFVRGSMQRNTFSGISGRSRPLMVYNSTPMRQQQMQQQPPRCQSVLDNMTPSAGNPGQQTPVVMRQRAANQEQSQQMPSRRIGGLLTREEILEKVKEFCRKSITRAPETKTPLQPIYKRHLTPPNADVSPVSYASVDDQCARPQVPQRVQSLPVAQGRYVTSGMSVDGPSPIYAHVSKRNSLLSNVSEQYLSNQQLGTLARPVPLNQLVLVDTGEGVQVAQLVDYLPYVRPAPAQGYMMQDGRATPLILDQSAQQTSQIYWTPQHRQRISHPVPAPRFMKGQAMPTSRNSTISRHMEERMGMGNASDWELSSEAGEVRRIMEKQL, encoded by the exons ATGTCTGACACCATTGCAGCCGAAAACGAAGGAATCTGTCCTCTAAACGAATCAAAGGGTCAGGAAATTGATACACCAGTTGACCAAGATTCGCAGAAATTAGAGCAAGATATCTTAGAGACATACATAACCGCGCCTCTGAAAATCGTAGAGCCCTTCGAGAAGTTTGAGAAGGCGaaggaaaaggagaaggaagACAAGGAGAAGGATAGCCCAATTAGAAGCAGCACAAGTCCGGAGGATCTCACCGAGATCGAAGTCATCAGTGCCAAGGCAAAAAAGTCGGTTAGCTTCAATCCCAACGACGAGGAGATTCGAAAGTTCACCACCGGTGAACCGATTGTGGATCAAAAGAATCCATTCCGCAATGGCAACATAGCTGCCACACGGGAGAAGAAGACACCGCCTCCGGTGCCAACGAAACGATCGACCCTAAGTGTTCGCAAAACCGTGACCCAGCAACTTAGGGAACGTGAACGTGAACGTGAACGGGAGCGCGAAAaggagcgggagcagcagaAGAACGAGTCCAACACTCGAAAAAGTAAGCTCAATTGTGCCCAGCCGCAGACGGATGACTTTGTGACCACTGAGGAGGTGCTCAAGCAATCCAAGTATGTGAAGACATACATCAAGAATCCGGATGCGTACTTTGTCTATGATCCCTCGGTGCTGGCACGTCTCAAGTTAGAGGAACTGAAGGAGGCGACCGGCAAGTTgcccaaaagaaaacagaCGTTGAAGGAAACGCGAACGGGTAAACAGGCTCGCCATCAGAATCATAATCAGAATCCAAACCAGAAGGCTCAGCAGTTACAGAAACCAACGCAGCCGACTTTCAAGAAGTGCTCGAAGCCAAACTACCCGGAGTTGGCCAATTTGAAAATCCGCACCGGTACCAATTCCGATCCAGAAAGCAGTGCCTTATTCAATCCCGCTGAGGTAACGAAAAATGCTCGCAAATTTGACGAGAGGGTAAAGAAGCTACAGATCACCTCGGATGATGATCTGGACGACATCGATGTACCATTGACGAAGAGTGAGTCCAGTGACGAGTTGGCAGCCAGTTCCTCTGTGCCACAAAGTCCAGACAAACCGAAGCCGGTGGCTATGAGTGCGCCAGAGGATGTACCCTCGCCCACGCCAGGCACCTTCACCAACACCATCAGCTCCGATGAGTTCCAAGCGTATCTGGACTCCAAGGGTCTGGCTCTAATGCCCAGGCGGGAGCTATTCTCACCGACGCCCACAATCGCCAGGACCTCGACGCCCATGCAAACGGCAGAGCAGCGACGGCAACAGGTGGCTGAGTCACTGGCGGCCCTGCGCAAAAGCAACACCAAGAAGCTAAATGTACTCCAGCGGATCTCGAACAGCATATTCCCAGCTCGGCGAAAAACCACACCCACCAAGTCGGAAACTCCATCGCCGCGGAGTATCTTCAACGATTTGGAGAAGGAGGACTATCGTCGCAAGGCGGACGTGCCCACTGAGATACGTCGTGTTCTATTGGAGCGTCAGAGTCCTAACTGTCGTCGCCCAAATGGGCAAGTACAATCACCGACCGTTGATTCTGGTATCGATAAAAGTCCCAGAAATTGTGACAGCAGCTTGCAGAACAGAAACGGTGACACAAGTTTACAAAGGAGAAATGGTGACACGAATGTGCCAATGCGAAATGGTGCCGCCAGTTTGCAGATAAGAAACGGTGACAACACAACCTTGCAGAGGCGAAACGGTGACAACACCCTGCGAAGATCGACACTGGAGCGACCAGGTGTGAATACCGGACGTCAGTGGCCAGAGGCACAGCAGGTGGGTCGTATCAACCGCTCCACTTCGGTGGATCGCAGCCAATTCAACCACGAACAGCCGGCGCCTGCCAGTCCTGTGGCCACATCGACGCCAGTGCGTGGCCAAAACCAATGGGACCAATTGCGGGCCATCAAAGAGGTGACGGATCGCCAGCTTTACCACAAGcttcatcagcagcagcaactgcatGCCCAGCCACTGCAGggacaacaactgcagcagcagacaATCAGACAACGACCGAACGAGGATATCTACTCCCAGGTGATAGTGCATCCCGATCAAACCAATTTTGTTCGCGGCTCAATGCAGCGCAACACCTTCTCCGGCATCAGTGGTCGCAGCCGACCACTAATGGTTTACAATAGTACACCAATGAGacagcaacaaatgcagcaacaGCCGCCGCGATGTCAGAGTGTCCTGGACAACATGACGCCAAGTGCTGGAAATCCAGGTCAACAGACACCGGTGGTAATGCGGCAAAGGGCCGCGAACCAGGAGCAATCGCAGCAGATGCCATCGCGTCGAATCGGTGGACTTCTCACGCGCGAAGAGATTCTCGAAAAGGTCAAGGAGTTTTGCCGCAAGAGCATCACCCGAGCACCGGAAACCAAGACGCCGCTCCAGCCCATCTATAAGCGACATCTAACGCCGCCCAACGCCGATGTCTCGCCCGTGTCCTACGCTTCCGTGGATGATCAATG TGCTCGACCACAGGTGCCACAGCGTGTCCAGAGTTTACCCGTCGCCCAGGGGCGCTATGTTACCAGCGGCATGTCAGTGGACGGACCATCACCGATTTACGCTCATGTCAGCAAGCGGAACAGTTTGCTGTCCAATGTCTCCGAACAGTATTTATCCAATCAGCAGCTGGGAACACTGGCCAGGCCGGTGCCGCTGAACCAGTTGGTGCTGGTGGACACGGGCGAGGGTGTTCAGGTGGCCCAGCTTGTTGACTATCTGCCCTACGTGCGACCGGCACCCGCCCAGGGCTATATGATGCAGGATGGCCGGGCCACTCCGCTCATCCTCGACCAATCGGCCCAGCAGACCAGCCAGATTTACTGGACACCGCAGCACCGGCAGCGTATCTCTCATCCGGTGCCAGCACCGCGTTTTATGAAGGGTCAAGCCATGCCCACGTCCAGAAACAGCACCATAAGCCGGCATATGGAGGAAAGGATGGGTATGGGCAACGCCTCCGACTGGGAACTCAGCTCGGAAGCTGGGGAAGTACGGCGCATAAtggaaaaacaattataa